The DNA window AAAGTCCGCGTGACGAAGCGCTTCTTCGAACCGTTGCCGGAGGACGTCATCGCGTCGTTCCGCGGCGGGGCCGGGTGAGGATCCTCCTCGACACCTGCACCTTCCTATGGGTTGCGGCAGGGGCGCGCGAGCTCTCCGCGCGTGCGCGGGATCTCTTTTCCGACCCGGCAAACGAGGTCTACTTAAGCCCCGTCTCCGCGTGGGAAATCGTGGTGAAGCACTCGCTGGGCCGCCTCACGCTCCCCGAGCCGCCCCACCTTTTCGTGCCGCGGCAGCGGGAGCTGCACGACGTCGCGCCGCTATCGCTCGATGAGGACGCCGTGCTCACGCTCGGAAGGCT is part of the Candidatus Deferrimicrobiaceae bacterium genome and encodes:
- a CDS encoding type II toxin-antitoxin system VapC family toxin — its product is MRILLDTCTFLWVAAGARELSARARDLFSDPANEVYLSPVSAWEIVVKHSLGRLTLPEPPHLFVPRQRELHDVAPLSLDEDAVLTLGRLPEYHKDPFDRMLVCQALAHGLTILTPDAQISQYPVQTTW